GCACCGTTTTGGAGGGCACAATCTGTAAATCCACCTGTCGATGAGCCGATATCAATCATAATTTTGTCACTAACATTAATATCAAATTCCTTTATTGCTTTTTCCAGTTTTAAGCCACCACGACTTACATAAGGAAGGGTTTGACCTTTTATTGTTAATACAACATCTCTTGATACTTTTTCACCGGGTTTTTCCAATCGTTCTTCATTACCATATATAAGACCTGCCATTATTGCACGCTTTGCTTTTTCTCTTGTATCAAACAAACCATTTTCTACAAGAAGGATATCTACTCTTTCTTTTTTACTCATGAGCGAAGTACCTTTTTTTCTTTTTTAGGAATCATAGTATCTAATTTGTTAACTACATGTTCAGTCGTCATCCCGATTTCCTCAAGAAGCTTAGATACACTTCCATGTTCAATAAATCGATCTGGAATACCGACTCTTGAAATAGCAGTTTGCGTATATTGATGTTCCTGAGCAAATTCAAGTACAGAACTTCCAAAACCACCTTGAAGAACAGCTTCTTCAATTGTCAAAATAGGGATTCCTTCAGCAAAAATTTCATGTAGCATTTCTTCATCTAAAGGTTTTATGAAACGTGCATTTACAACTCGAATTGATTTTCCTTGTTTCTCTAAGATTGCGGCAGCTTCCATTGCCATTTCAATTGTCGTGCCAAAAGTTAAGATAACAGCATCCGTACCTTGCTTTAACACTTCCCAAGTACCTATCGGAATTACTTTAAGCTCTTCGTCCATTGCTACACCTATACCATTTCCTCGAGCATAGCGAAGCGCAATCGGACCATCATTATATTTAAGTGCCGTATTAACTAAATGCTGTCCCTCATTTTCATCTTTAGCCATCATAACGACAATGTTTGGAACATGTCGTAAAAAAGCAATGTCAAATACACCTTGATGTGTTTCACCATCAGCACCAACTAAACCAGCTCGGTCAATTCCGATGAAAACATTTAAGTTTTGACGACAAATATCATGAACGACCTGGTCATAAGCTCTTTGTAAGAAAGTCGAGTATATCGCTAAAAACGGCTTCATATCTTGTGTCGCCAGACCTGCTGCTACTGTAGCGGCATGCTGTTCAGCAATTCCAACATCAAACATACGATCAGGAAATTCCTGAGCAAAAGCTTCTAATTTAGAACCAACAGGCATTGCTGGTGTAATAGCTACAATTCGTTCATCTTCACGTGCAAGTTTTTGAACTGTATCGCTTACTAATTTACTCCAAGCAGGACCTATTACTTTTGGTTTTACAAAGTCACCCGTTTCAATCTTATATGGACCTGTTCCGTGCCAGGTGCCAACTTTA
This genomic stretch from Metabacillus sp. B2-18 harbors:
- the dxs gene encoding 1-deoxy-D-xylulose-5-phosphate synthase, giving the protein MDLLSIKDPSFLKTLSNNELEKLSAEIRQFLIEKLSETGGHIGPNLGVVELTIALHKVFDSPQDKFIWDVGHQSYVHKILTGRAGDFDTLRQYKGLSGFPKRDESEHDVWETGHSSTSLSAAMGMVIARDIKKSKEHIIPIIGDGALTGGMALEALNHIGHEQKDMIVVLNDNEMSIAPNVGALHNVLGRLRTAGKYHWVKDELEYLLKKIPAVGGKLAATAERVKDSLKYMLVSGVFFEELGFTYLGPVDGHNYDDLFENLQYAKKTSGPVLLHVITKKGKGYQPAESDKVGTWHGTGPYKIETGDFVKPKVIGPAWSKLVSDTVQKLAREDERIVAITPAMPVGSKLEAFAQEFPDRMFDVGIAEQHAATVAAGLATQDMKPFLAIYSTFLQRAYDQVVHDICRQNLNVFIGIDRAGLVGADGETHQGVFDIAFLRHVPNIVVMMAKDENEGQHLVNTALKYNDGPIALRYARGNGIGVAMDEELKVIPIGTWEVLKQGTDAVILTFGTTIEMAMEAAAILEKQGKSIRVVNARFIKPLDEEMLHEIFAEGIPILTIEEAVLQGGFGSSVLEFAQEHQYTQTAISRVGIPDRFIEHGSVSKLLEEIGMTTEHVVNKLDTMIPKKEKKVLRS